A genomic window from Pirellulales bacterium includes:
- a CDS encoding pilus assembly protein N-terminal domain-containing protein — MVALFLSRATARRVFGAMAGLLALCAAHSALAQQTVATQPLQNQAILFNVGHAPERLEMIVNTSRILTLDSKIPQAQVNNPEVLEVTPLSPTQIQVFAKKAGVTQVNLWDEQQQIHTIDVIVFGDARELAMLLETQFPNAALKVVPTANSVVISGYVDNPEDVGRIIQVSEDFYPKVINNIRVGGVDQILLHVKVMEVSRTKLRTLGFDFVWTDGSSFAASSIGGLLQSVSSGSSAITGLGQTASFGIVDSNSAFFGFLDALRENQLMKLLAEPDLVTVSGRPAFFNVGGEFPILVPQSLGTISIEYKKYGTQLDFVPIVLGNGNIRLEIRPRVSEIDNTRSVRLQDINVPALRVREVDTGAEMRAGQTMAIAGLLYSREEANVRQVPFLGEIPYLGVLFSHKRDEINEIELLVLVTPEIVSAMDAEQVPCGGPGMNSCPPSDCQFYLQNKIEVQCCPDNPCGHCQQCCPKSNPPSAGAGIGYPFMMGETEGAFIEDGGAPMLERLPAAGEMVPLPETRPLPREPMGQPVPATDRAAANHRRAGSTSAVPISQRRELPSPIDAPRINTAPSSRRGAQDPHNRVQRPQPASATPHVAAKPQSGVIGPLGYDLQN, encoded by the coding sequence ATGGTAGCCCTCTTTCTTAGCCGGGCCACGGCCCGCCGCGTCTTTGGCGCCATGGCTGGCTTGCTCGCCTTGTGCGCCGCCCATAGCGCCCTGGCGCAGCAGACCGTCGCGACGCAACCCCTGCAGAATCAGGCGATTCTCTTCAACGTGGGGCATGCGCCCGAGCGATTGGAGATGATCGTCAACACGAGCCGCATCCTCACGCTGGACTCGAAGATTCCTCAAGCGCAGGTGAACAACCCCGAGGTGCTCGAGGTCACGCCCCTCTCGCCCACCCAGATCCAGGTGTTTGCCAAGAAGGCGGGCGTCACCCAGGTCAACCTGTGGGACGAACAGCAGCAGATTCACACGATCGACGTGATCGTCTTTGGCGATGCCCGCGAGTTGGCCATGCTGCTCGAGACGCAGTTTCCCAACGCCGCGCTGAAAGTCGTCCCCACGGCGAACAGCGTCGTCATCTCGGGCTATGTGGACAACCCGGAAGACGTCGGCCGCATCATCCAGGTTTCGGAAGACTTTTATCCCAAGGTGATTAACAACATTCGCGTGGGGGGCGTCGACCAGATTCTACTGCACGTGAAGGTGATGGAAGTCTCGCGCACGAAGCTCCGCACGCTCGGCTTCGACTTCGTCTGGACCGACGGCTCGTCGTTCGCGGCCTCGAGCATCGGTGGTCTGCTGCAGTCGGTCTCGAGCGGTAGCAGCGCGATCACTGGCCTGGGTCAAACGGCCTCGTTCGGCATCGTCGATTCGAATAGCGCGTTTTTCGGGTTTCTCGACGCCCTGCGAGAGAACCAGTTGATGAAGTTGCTCGCCGAGCCGGACCTGGTCACGGTCAGCGGCCGCCCGGCCTTCTTCAACGTGGGTGGTGAATTCCCGATCCTCGTGCCGCAGAGCCTGGGCACGATCTCGATCGAATACAAGAAATACGGCACGCAGCTCGACTTCGTGCCGATCGTGCTGGGCAACGGCAATATCCGCCTCGAGATCCGCCCGCGCGTGAGCGAAATCGACAACACGCGCAGCGTGCGTCTGCAAGACATCAACGTGCCGGCGTTGCGTGTGCGCGAAGTCGATACCGGCGCCGAGATGCGGGCCGGGCAGACGATGGCCATCGCCGGTTTGTTGTACAGCCGCGAAGAGGCGAATGTCCGCCAGGTGCCGTTCCTGGGGGAGATCCCCTACCTCGGCGTGCTTTTCAGCCACAAACGAGACGAGATCAACGAGATCGAACTGCTCGTGCTGGTGACGCCCGAGATCGTGTCGGCGATGGACGCCGAGCAGGTGCCGTGCGGCGGTCCGGGCATGAATTCGTGCCCGCCGAGCGACTGCCAGTTCTATCTGCAAAACAAGATCGAAGTGCAGTGCTGTCCGGACAATCCCTGCGGCCACTGCCAGCAATGCTGCCCGAAGAGCAATCCGCCGTCGGCGGGGGCTGGCATTGGTTATCCCTTCATGATGGGTGAGACGGAGGGAGCCTTCATTGAAGACGGAGGCGCCCCGATGCTCGAGCGTTTGCCTGCGGCGGGCGAGATGGTACCCCTCCCCGAGACGCGCCCCCTGCCCCGGGAACCCATGGGGCAGCCGGTTCCCGCCACCGATCGAGCGGCGGCGAACCACCGGCGAGCGGGCTCGACCTCGGCCGTGCCTATTTCGCAACGCCGCGAGTTGCCTTCCCCGATCGACGCGCCGCGGATCAACACGGCCCCCTCTTCGAGGCGGGGAGCGCAGGATCCGCACAACCGCGTTCAACGGCCTCAGCCGGCCTCGGCGACACCCCATGTTGCCGCAAAGCCGCAATCGGGGGTCATCGGGCCGCTTGGTTATGACCTACAAAACTAA
- a CDS encoding PQQ-binding-like beta-propeller repeat protein, giving the protein MTFAMPRAIRVALLLSILAVGVSARAVLAAAPSSSDWPQFRGPHATGAVEAGTLPLKWSATENVRWKQAIPGRGWASPIVWGDRVFLTTVESDGDGEKQRRGLYLGGERPEISPAVHRWKVMCLDLADGTLLWEKTAHEGPPPSSIHLKNTYASETPVTDGELLYVYFGNVGVFAYDFEGNRVWSKNLGNYPSANGWGTGASPTLTDDALIVLNDNEESSFITALDKQTGAEKWRVARDRGSNWATPFVWRTPERTELIASGAGQVLSYDLDGNVLWQLNEMSRNAIPTPFAHHGLLYVTSGHVMGNKKPLVAVKPGAKGDITPVAGADTSEFVAWRQKAAAPYNPSPLAYGDYIYVVLDAGIIACYDANTGEIAYGKRRIPDGKAYTASPWAYRDAIFCLNEFGVTTVVKAGPEFEVLHTNPLDEEAMCLATPAIAGNKLLIRTDSQLYCIEE; this is encoded by the coding sequence ATGACATTCGCCATGCCACGAGCGATACGAGTTGCCCTGCTGTTGAGTATCCTGGCGGTTGGTGTTTCGGCGCGCGCCGTGTTGGCCGCCGCGCCGAGCTCGAGCGATTGGCCGCAGTTTCGGGGGCCGCATGCGACCGGCGCGGTGGAAGCAGGCACGCTGCCGCTGAAATGGAGCGCCACGGAGAATGTGCGTTGGAAGCAGGCCATTCCCGGCCGGGGCTGGGCGTCGCCCATCGTGTGGGGCGATCGCGTCTTCCTTACCACGGTCGAGAGTGACGGCGACGGCGAGAAGCAGCGGCGCGGACTTTATCTGGGTGGTGAACGACCGGAGATCTCCCCGGCTGTGCATCGCTGGAAGGTGATGTGCCTCGACCTGGCCGATGGCACGCTGTTGTGGGAAAAGACCGCGCACGAAGGCCCTCCCCCCAGTTCCATTCACTTGAAGAACACTTATGCCTCGGAGACGCCCGTCACCGACGGCGAATTGCTCTACGTTTATTTCGGCAACGTCGGCGTCTTCGCCTACGACTTCGAGGGCAACCGGGTCTGGTCGAAGAATCTTGGCAACTATCCGTCCGCCAACGGCTGGGGCACGGGGGCTTCGCCCACCTTGACCGACGACGCCTTGATCGTGCTCAACGACAACGAGGAATCGTCCTTCATTACGGCGCTCGACAAGCAGACGGGCGCCGAGAAATGGCGCGTCGCGCGCGACAGGGGGAGCAACTGGGCCACCCCCTTCGTGTGGCGCACGCCGGAGCGGACGGAGTTGATCGCGTCGGGCGCCGGCCAGGTGCTGTCGTACGATCTCGACGGCAACGTGCTGTGGCAGCTCAACGAGATGTCGCGCAATGCGATTCCCACGCCGTTTGCGCATCACGGACTGCTCTATGTCACGTCAGGGCACGTGATGGGAAACAAGAAGCCACTGGTCGCCGTGAAGCCGGGAGCCAAGGGGGACATTACGCCCGTGGCCGGCGCGGACACGAGCGAGTTCGTCGCCTGGCGTCAAAAGGCCGCCGCACCTTACAACCCTTCGCCGTTGGCCTATGGCGACTATATCTACGTTGTGCTCGATGCGGGCATCATCGCCTGCTACGACGCGAACACGGGGGAAATCGCCTACGGCAAGCGTCGCATTCCCGACGGCAAGGCCTACACCGCTTCGCCCTGGGCCTACCGCGACGCGATCTTCTGCCTGAACGAATTCGGCGTGACGACGGTCGTCAAGGCGGGCCCCGAGTTCGAGGTGCTGCACACGAACCCGCTCGACGAAGAGGCGATGTGCCTTGCGACGCCCGCCATCGCGGGCAACAAACTACTCATCCGCACCGACTCGCAGCTTTACTGCATCGAGGAATGA
- a CDS encoding Flp family type IVb pilin has translation MSLLAKKVQRFLVSEDGPTAVEYAVMLALIVIVCLAAINQIGQNANTTFQNVAGSIGGSGT, from the coding sequence ATGAGTCTGCTCGCCAAGAAAGTCCAACGTTTCCTGGTTTCGGAAGATGGCCCGACCGCGGTCGAGTACGCCGTGATGCTGGCGTTGATCGTGATCGTCTGCTTGGCCGCCATTAACCAGATCGGTCAGAACGCGAACACCACGTTCCAGAACGTGGCCGGCTCGATCGGCGGCTCCGGCACCTAG
- a CDS encoding HAD-IA family hydrolase: MSAAARPASAPAAVTFDLDGLLFNTEELYQEVGNELLRRRGKEFTAELLNQMMGRPGRVSLQMMIDYHELDDTVEGLSNETDEIFPAILDRALSPMPGVLELLAALEAAMIPKAIATSSGRAFTRDILSRFQLEPRFAFLLTSEDVVEGKPSPEIYHTAAHRHGVPPQSMVVFEDSHNGCRAAVTSGAIAVAVPGGHSHTHDFTGARFIADSLADPRIYELLHLARR, encoded by the coding sequence ATGAGTGCTGCTGCTCGTCCCGCTTCGGCTCCGGCCGCCGTCACGTTCGATCTCGATGGCCTGCTCTTCAACACCGAAGAGCTCTACCAGGAGGTGGGAAACGAATTGCTGCGCCGCCGCGGCAAGGAGTTCACCGCCGAGCTGTTGAATCAGATGATGGGGCGTCCGGGGCGTGTCTCGCTGCAGATGATGATCGACTACCACGAGCTCGACGATACGGTCGAGGGGTTGTCGAACGAAACGGACGAGATCTTCCCGGCGATTCTCGACCGCGCCTTGTCCCCCATGCCTGGCGTGCTCGAGCTGCTGGCCGCGCTCGAGGCGGCGATGATTCCCAAGGCCATCGCCACCAGCAGTGGCCGGGCTTTCACGCGCGACATCCTCTCGCGGTTTCAGTTGGAACCGCGGTTCGCCTTTCTCTTGACGTCCGAAGACGTCGTCGAAGGCAAACCGAGTCCAGAGATTTACCACACCGCCGCACACCGCCACGGCGTGCCGCCGCAGAGCATGGTGGTGTTCGAAGACAGCCACAACGGCTGCCGCGCCGCGGTCACGTCGGGCGCCATCGCCGTGGCCGTGCCGGGGGGGCACAGCCACACGCACGACTTTACCGGCGCACGGTTCATCGCCGATAGTCTGGCCGATCCACGAATCTACGAGTTGCTGCACCTCGCACGGCGTTAG
- a CDS encoding MinD/ParA family protein, whose protein sequence is MKNVLRLAIVDPTDSSRNTLKQTLLGMDLIWLEAECSRYEFFADVVAQTQPDIGLVVIDADPDKALALVSKISATAPECNLLVVSSSVDGTLILRAMRAGAKEFLTQPVGLEEMVAAIERISSQRFGQESRSRGSHVIAVAGATGGVGATSIGVNIGCALANDESNFVALVDLDLCLGDADVFLDAIPDYTLVDVAQNVTRLDFSLLKRSLTKHSSGLYLLPRPVQIEDANLITPDDVRRVVGLMKATFTHLILDLSKSYTPIDRVALEMADHVLLVTQLDLPCLRNVVRLMMSLAEIPGVLDKVKIVVNRLGLDAGQISLKKAQDTIGREIFWKLPNDYRTMVEVRNNGVPLIEQAPKAKITQSMMGLADALVGVQRPHVAESASKSSFSKLLSKWAHRGASGAEQPAQGK, encoded by the coding sequence ATGAAAAATGTGCTTCGTCTGGCCATCGTGGACCCCACCGATAGCTCGCGCAATACGCTGAAACAGACGTTGTTGGGGATGGACCTGATCTGGCTCGAAGCGGAGTGCTCGCGCTACGAGTTCTTCGCCGACGTCGTGGCGCAAACCCAGCCTGATATCGGGCTGGTGGTGATCGACGCCGATCCCGACAAAGCGCTCGCGCTGGTGTCGAAGATCTCGGCCACGGCGCCCGAGTGCAATCTGCTCGTCGTGAGCTCGTCGGTCGATGGCACCTTGATCCTGCGCGCGATGCGGGCCGGGGCGAAGGAGTTCCTCACGCAGCCGGTCGGCCTGGAAGAGATGGTCGCCGCGATCGAACGTATTTCGTCGCAGCGTTTCGGCCAGGAGTCGCGCTCGCGCGGCAGCCACGTCATCGCGGTGGCCGGCGCCACGGGGGGCGTCGGCGCCACGAGCATCGGGGTGAATATCGGCTGCGCGCTGGCCAACGACGAATCGAACTTCGTCGCCCTGGTCGATCTGGATCTCTGCCTGGGCGATGCCGACGTCTTTCTCGACGCCATTCCCGACTACACGCTCGTCGACGTGGCGCAGAACGTCACCCGTCTCGACTTCTCGCTGCTCAAGCGATCGTTGACCAAGCATTCGTCGGGACTGTATCTGCTGCCTCGACCGGTGCAGATCGAAGATGCCAACCTGATCACGCCCGACGACGTCCGCCGCGTGGTGGGCCTGATGAAGGCCACCTTCACGCACTTGATTCTCGACCTGTCGAAGAGCTACACGCCCATCGATCGCGTGGCGCTCGAAATGGCCGATCACGTGCTGCTGGTCACGCAACTCGACCTGCCCTGCCTGCGCAACGTGGTGCGATTGATGATGTCGCTCGCCGAGATACCGGGTGTGCTCGACAAGGTAAAGATCGTCGTCAATCGCCTGGGGCTCGATGCCGGCCAGATCAGTCTCAAGAAGGCGCAAGACACGATCGGCCGCGAGATTTTCTGGAAGCTGCCGAACGACTATCGCACGATGGTCGAGGTGCGCAACAACGGCGTGCCCCTCATCGAGCAGGCCCCCAAGGCGAAGATCACCCAGAGCATGATGGGACTGGCCGACGCCTTGGTTGGCGTGCAACGTCCGCACGTGGCCGAGTCCGCCAGCAAGTCGTCTTTCTCGAAGCTGCTGAGCAAATGGGCCCACCGCGGCGCCAGTGGCGCGGAACAACCCGCCCAGGGCAAGTAG
- a CDS encoding prepilin peptidase: MTDTHTLAATLAETWPVWFVTVTLIVAAVIDGYALKVPNWITYPMVFSGWAYSGIAFGWEGLGWSLVGTIVGLALLLPLYSIGGMGAGDVKLLAGVGAWVWASVTFYAFCLSAIIGAMIAIGMVLYRRAWRKHRDQTMMILGEIMTIRDPNQLAAIAAERKSSMLLLPYGIPIAIGTIAYFAWTGMLL; the protein is encoded by the coding sequence ATGACCGACACACACACCCTGGCGGCGACGCTTGCCGAAACCTGGCCCGTCTGGTTCGTCACCGTGACCCTTATCGTCGCCGCGGTGATCGATGGTTACGCACTCAAGGTCCCCAACTGGATCACCTACCCCATGGTGTTCAGCGGCTGGGCCTACAGCGGCATCGCCTTTGGCTGGGAAGGCCTGGGCTGGAGCCTCGTCGGCACGATCGTCGGCCTGGCCCTGTTGCTGCCCTTGTACTCGATCGGGGGCATGGGCGCGGGGGACGTCAAGCTGCTCGCCGGGGTCGGCGCGTGGGTCTGGGCGTCGGTCACGTTCTATGCCTTCTGCCTCTCGGCAATCATCGGCGCGATGATTGCCATCGGCATGGTGCTCTATCGCCGCGCGTGGCGCAAGCACCGCGATCAAACCATGATGATCCTGGGCGAGATCATGACGATCCGCGATCCCAATCAGCTCGCGGCCATCGCCGCCGAGCGAAAAAGTTCGATGCTCTTGCTGCCCTATGGCATCCCGATCGCGATCGGGACCATCGCCTACTTTGCCTGGACGGGGATGCTCCTATGA
- a CDS encoding sugar nucleotide-binding protein, with translation MQKLLITGVDGMLGANLAAVLADRAEVVGLHSSKRPVQIPAVTTQTCDLDDPAAVEAAVVELAPHFVIHCGRCSQASWDVLLNQKAHVHADREAAIARAMADATIRLRSKLTVIATDSVFTGPRLFHEENETAAAPGSLADAARAMEDVLAATPTLIVRTTAYGWNLHGGSVGFAEQLWNQLAEGTATAIDPQPHATPILAADLAELLWHAQQRGLEGLYHITGAERTSMLRFATELAALAGFDAPSGAATALAPHDSSTVRAETSLNTRRARRLLKKPMPLLREGLERFVAQKRGEELGLERELLVAGGRAA, from the coding sequence ATGCAGAAGCTACTCATTACCGGTGTCGACGGAATGCTCGGCGCCAATCTCGCCGCGGTCTTGGCCGATCGCGCGGAGGTGGTCGGACTGCATTCCTCGAAGCGCCCGGTGCAGATTCCGGCGGTGACGACCCAGACGTGCGATCTCGACGACCCGGCGGCGGTCGAGGCGGCCGTCGTCGAACTGGCGCCCCATTTCGTCATCCACTGCGGTCGTTGCTCCCAGGCAAGTTGGGATGTGCTGCTCAACCAGAAGGCCCACGTCCATGCGGATCGCGAGGCCGCGATTGCCCGGGCAATGGCCGATGCCACGATTCGCTTGCGGAGCAAATTGACCGTCATCGCGACCGATAGCGTCTTCACGGGTCCGCGGCTGTTTCACGAAGAGAATGAGACGGCGGCCGCGCCCGGTTCCTTGGCGGACGCTGCCCGGGCGATGGAAGACGTGCTGGCGGCCACGCCGACCTTGATCGTGCGGACGACTGCCTACGGTTGGAATCTGCACGGCGGATCGGTGGGCTTTGCCGAGCAACTGTGGAATCAACTGGCCGAAGGGACGGCCACGGCGATCGACCCGCAACCGCATGCCACGCCGATCCTGGCCGCGGATCTGGCCGAGCTGTTGTGGCACGCCCAGCAGCGTGGTTTGGAAGGGCTCTATCACATCACGGGCGCGGAGCGCACGAGCATGTTGCGTTTTGCGACCGAGCTGGCGGCCCTGGCCGGTTTCGACGCCCCGAGTGGTGCCGCGACGGCGCTCGCTCCGCACGATTCGTCCACGGTGCGAGCGGAAACTTCGCTCAACACGCGCCGCGCGCGTCGCCTGTTGAAGAAGCCCATGCCATTGCTGCGCGAGGGCTTGGAGCGTTTTGTCGCCCAGAAACGGGGCGAAGAGCTGGGCCTCGAGCGCGAGCTGCTCGTCGCCGGCGGTCGGGCGGCTTAA
- the cpaB gene encoding Flp pilus assembly protein CpaB produces MRPKSIILLVLALGCGLVASIGINQVLANRGKIEVAPVGETEPIFVVSSDVGMGEELTPENIKLEAWPKDKVPTGAMTKLEEIEGRRTRTRLYAGEPVLEAKLFSQGASAQGGSVLIPKGMRVVSVKVDNVSSSSGMILPGDRVDVLVHMVANEGRGIPQTATRTVLQDVKVFAVNDLYTRDPRDKDETSISAKTISLLVTPQQAELITLASEIGTIRLTMRSLEDDGATEAGGAAIDELLGTSKSNRADESLVADDKQKDDSLLSLLDGKPEPKEEPAAAPAPGWKMLLLRGENAEQVEFDAGGGLPLKVTQDPANPPAAPVSSDHDDADSGDSDSADDGDDYSDDGDMDGPDSTSNDNHGESE; encoded by the coding sequence ATGCGTCCTAAATCGATCATCTTGTTGGTGCTCGCGCTAGGCTGTGGCCTGGTCGCCTCGATCGGCATCAATCAGGTGTTGGCGAATCGCGGCAAGATCGAGGTTGCGCCGGTCGGCGAGACCGAGCCGATCTTCGTCGTTTCGTCCGACGTGGGGATGGGAGAAGAGCTCACGCCCGAGAACATCAAGCTCGAGGCCTGGCCCAAGGACAAGGTGCCCACCGGCGCGATGACCAAGCTCGAAGAGATTGAAGGCCGCCGCACCCGCACCCGCCTCTACGCGGGCGAGCCCGTGCTCGAAGCCAAGCTCTTCTCGCAAGGCGCCAGCGCCCAGGGGGGCTCGGTCCTCATTCCCAAGGGCATGCGCGTCGTCTCGGTCAAGGTCGACAACGTGAGCAGTTCGAGCGGCATGATCCTGCCGGGGGACCGCGTGGACGTGCTCGTCCACATGGTGGCCAACGAGGGGCGGGGTATCCCGCAGACCGCCACGCGCACCGTGCTGCAAGACGTCAAGGTCTTTGCGGTGAACGACCTGTACACACGCGATCCGCGCGACAAGGACGAGACCTCGATCTCGGCTAAGACGATCTCGCTGCTCGTCACGCCGCAGCAGGCCGAATTGATCACGCTGGCCAGCGAGATCGGCACGATTCGCCTCACGATGCGGAGCCTGGAAGACGACGGTGCGACCGAAGCCGGTGGAGCCGCGATCGACGAGTTGCTCGGCACGTCGAAGTCGAACCGCGCGGATGAGAGCCTCGTCGCCGATGACAAGCAAAAAGACGACTCTCTGCTGTCGCTGCTCGACGGCAAGCCCGAGCCGAAGGAAGAGCCCGCGGCCGCGCCGGCTCCTGGCTGGAAGATGTTGCTCCTGCGAGGCGAGAACGCCGAGCAGGTGGAGTTTGACGCGGGGGGCGGACTGCCACTGAAGGTGACCCAGGATCCGGCCAATCCGCCGGCGGCCCCGGTCTCCTCGGACCATGACGACGCCGATTCCGGGGATTCGGATTCGGCCGACGACGGCGATGACTACTCGGACGACGGCGATATGGATGGACCAGACTCGACGTCGAACGACAATCACGGCGAGAGTGAATAA
- a CDS encoding pilus assembly protein yields the protein MAVVSAAVSEVPATNGGTPRPAKLEKLCRICRKYRRGAAAVEFALVAPILFLVILGMLEFGRMLMVQQVITNASREGARRGVLDGATTSEITTAVKSYLTGASVKDATVTVTPNPPSSAGFGEPVTVTVSVPFNKVTWLPKPMFLSGKTLSAQSVMRRESAQ from the coding sequence ATGGCCGTCGTCAGCGCTGCTGTCAGCGAAGTGCCAGCAACAAACGGCGGCACGCCGCGACCAGCCAAACTGGAGAAACTCTGCCGGATTTGCCGAAAGTATCGACGAGGAGCCGCCGCCGTCGAGTTTGCGCTCGTCGCGCCGATCCTGTTCCTCGTGATTCTGGGAATGCTCGAGTTTGGCCGCATGCTCATGGTTCAACAGGTCATTACGAACGCCTCGCGTGAGGGAGCGCGACGAGGAGTGCTCGACGGGGCAACGACCAGTGAAATCACTACAGCGGTTAAGAGTTACCTGACCGGAGCGTCGGTGAAGGATGCGACGGTAACGGTAACTCCGAATCCGCCTAGTTCCGCCGGTTTTGGCGAACCAGTGACGGTTACCGTGTCGGTTCCTTTCAATAAAGTGACTTGGCTTCCAAAGCCAATGTTCTTATCCGGAAAGACATTGTCGGCGCAGTCGGTCATGCGCCGCGAAAGCGCCCAGTAA
- a CDS encoding endonuclease/exonuclease/phosphatase family protein produces the protein MRLLTYNIHKGIGGRDRLYRIERILAVIEHENPDFICLQEVDRNVRRSRYEDQPEFLASYFNAVGKLYQLNVELKEGGYGNLLLSRWPIQRHHQLSLRLNSKKPRGAQIAIIDTPEGPVRVVNHHLGLSDYERHWQVGHLLEHRSFRDGQDLPTVIAGDTNDWRNTLISGALNTHGFQQVTSPPSRFRSFPAYLAMGSLDKVFYRGALEVRSAHIVRTPMARTASDHLPLVVDFHLAPPETNGHS, from the coding sequence GTGCGATTGCTGACGTACAACATCCACAAGGGCATCGGCGGACGCGATCGGCTCTACCGCATCGAACGCATCCTGGCGGTCATCGAGCACGAGAATCCCGACTTCATCTGTCTGCAGGAAGTCGACCGCAACGTCCGCCGCTCGCGCTACGAGGACCAGCCCGAGTTCCTGGCGAGCTATTTCAATGCCGTGGGCAAGCTCTACCAGCTCAATGTCGAGTTGAAAGAGGGGGGCTACGGTAATCTCCTCCTGTCGCGCTGGCCCATCCAGCGGCACCATCAGCTCTCGTTGCGACTGAACAGCAAGAAGCCGCGTGGGGCACAGATCGCCATCATCGACACCCCCGAGGGACCCGTCCGCGTGGTGAACCATCACCTGGGGCTCTCCGATTACGAGCGTCACTGGCAGGTTGGGCATCTGCTCGAGCATCGCTCGTTTCGCGATGGGCAGGATCTGCCCACCGTGATCGCGGGTGATACGAACGATTGGCGGAATACGTTGATCTCGGGCGCGCTCAATACGCACGGCTTTCAGCAGGTCACCTCCCCTCCCTCGAGGTTCCGTTCGTTCCCGGCCTATCTGGCGATGGGATCGCTCGACAAGGTCTTCTACCGCGGCGCGCTCGAGGTGCGCAGCGCGCACATCGTTCGTACGCCCATGGCCCGCACGGCCTCCGACCACCTGCCGCTGGTCGTCGATTTTCATCTCGCCCCTCCCGAGACGAACGGGCATTCGTAG